AGGCTGGCATTCAGGTAGGAGAGCTGAGAGAGATGTGGCATCCCTAGAGCGTACTCTCAATCTGCAACGAATTCCCCTCAGTCTTGAGACCGCATATAATATCATGTATATGATTCAGTGTATGTATTATGAATGCAAATTTCAGGTATCTTTTAATGGTCCACAGAGATGGAATCATATTTtactaatatatttatttgtttcataCAGAAATCAAGACGTGGTTATAGAAATTTCTTTTGAGACGTCTCCAAAATCTTCTGCTCTTCAGTGGCTCACTCCTGAACAAACTTCTGGGAAGGAACACCCATATCTCTTTAGTCAGTGCCAGGTAAAAAGGATTCTGGAATGATTTATTTTACAGAAAGTTCCTAGCACATGCAGCTTAATGAAACAAAATGGACAGAGGTCTTATGGATACATGGGTCTTACCTAATGTAATGGTTCCAATTATTGTatattataaaagcaaaatatatatttttgattttggtattaacACATTgatatattactttaaaaaataagcttCTTTGAATTTGAGAACATGTCTACCATCTGGGCATGGGCTATgtcttaatcatattttttatgccTAGCAGCTAGCATGGTTCTTAGCATGAAGtggacactcaataaatggtcaTAAAATCAAaggtatatattaataaaactaaaacaatatgtGTTCGTTACAAAAAATGCTAACAGTAAAGAAATGGGAGGTGAAAAATCAGATTTCCCAACTCTCCATTGCCTAGAGGTACCACTGTTGAGTTTGGTGTATGGATTTTCCAGCTTTTTCTTACATATTTACAGATGTATGTGTTATATaaatacagttatcccttccacatcgtGACCTTCCCTATCACAGTTTTGATATATCATGGgtcagcataagaaattaaacGGGAATTTTTTGGGAGTTTTGCAGAAGCTGCAGACGATATGCAAAGGTCAGCAGATGACACACAAAGGCTAAAAATGTAGAGCTACCTTAAAAAGTTTGGTAACTTGTAAATGCATAATGTTATGTATTATATTACCTGTACAGTATGTATTTTACTACTTAATAACATAAATGAACAgctacacaattttttttaacattaaatttgTAGTAAAAGAACTGCGGTTCTACGCATTGGTTTGGGGATGCCAAGCGTGTCTAAGGCAGTCTCTCTCCTGACATCTCACGGTGATCTTCCAGCGATATTTGCATCTGGAGTTTCTCGTATCTTGCGTCCTTTAAACACCATAAACTCTATCAAAATCATGGCTCCCAAGCATAGTATTCCTGGTGGTTGAGAAAATTcccaagaaacagaggaaagtgaTCACCTTGAAGGAAAAAGTAGAATTGTTGAATATGCTTTGATCAGGCAAACAGCTGCTACATTTGGCCGCCATTATGATATTAATGAGTCAACTGTAAGgcatatcaagaaaaaagagaaggaaatctgCGAAGCCTTTGGATAAACCACAAGATTTGCATCTCTCGCAGAGAAAGTGCAACATTCTTCTGGGTGTAGGATTGTTATTAAAAAAACTCTGGCATCATACGAGAAAAGGCTAAGTCCTTATATGattcctaaaggaaaatgaaggtgaagggtctacccctacagattttcaggccagcagaggctggtttgaaaattttaataacagGTTTTGCCTATGCAATGTAAAAGTAATGGGAGAGGCAGCGTCTGCCTGTGGAGAGGCAGCTGGGGAGTTGCCTGAAACCCTAAAAAAAGAGTTTTTTTCACACAGATTTTCCAAATcacaggggatgggggtggggagagtagGGGGTGGGGTTTCGCACCCCTAACTCCAGCAATGTGGAAGAGATAACTATATAGTGAATTTAaccttaaaattatataatttaaaccATTTCTGTTCAAAACTAAAGATAAAGAGCCATATGATTAGAGGCAATCTGTCATAGGGATAAGTAGTATCAATCTGtcttctgaaagagaaaagacctAATTTTGTTAGTAATTCAATAAATTACAATGAAAGGAACTCACTTCATCAAACATTTACTATATTTCCGAGCTTTACGGCAGGTACTTTGCATATTTAATCCTTCAGTAGTCCTGTGTGATGGATGTATTAGGCTCAAATTTGAATGTAAGtctaagaaaaaggaagcaatattagttatgttttttttttttattgtcaatCAAAATAGCTCAATCTAAGAAGCCCTTAATTCATTAATCTGGAAGAGATGTCATGTTCTTGGCAAGAATGTATATATTGTGTGCTCTTTCTGTCTTGATCTGATTTTCAGCCTTGTTTTCTTATACAGTATCCATAAGCTAAATTTGGCATAGAATGTAGGATTCTTGAATCATGTATATGTGAATTTTGAGTATATTATTCTGTTTCTGATTGACAGAAGTGTTTGAAATATAGGAACGTGAGTtcaattaaattgaattattACAGTTGATAGGAAACATGTAGATGTGAGTTTGTGTGACGACTTTGCTTTTGGTTGTTCTGTATGCATATTTGCCTGGATTTGGTCTCATACAGTGACGTACATATGAGAACCCTTTGGCATTGCAGTCGCCTGATTGGGGGCCATTTAGGAACTCTAGAGGCATGGTCCTGGAACCCTGTTTGGGAGAGAGAACCAGGTAGTCCTACTAGTCTGACTTAATCCAACTAGAGACCATTCAGGAGCCCACACCCATGGGGAATCTTCTAGATCTGAAGTGAAAAGGGGCTAGAATTTGGAGTTTTAAAAGAAGTTTGTGTCCGAATGAAGTATGCCTAGGATTTCTGAACGCTTCAGAGAAGGGTGTCAGTATCAGTATCCCGTTAAGCTTAGTAAACTCTTTATCAATGAGCCTCTGGTTCCATTGCTCACCAGCAATATGCAAAACTTATTTCTAGGCAGTCCAGGTTATGGATTCTTAGGTGCCCTGGCTATTCTTGATTCAACCAATGTTTACGACAGATTGATGTGGAAGCAGAGAAACCCTTTGCATATTGTATGGATGAGTATGTCTAGACAGGATTGACAAAGATCATTcttgctcttttccttttcttccttgtttttagTTTCAAAGTTTGCCACAAGATTGAGAACATCCAGACTATAGCAGTACTTCTCAAGCCGTGCTGCTCAGAACACTGGTGtcccattatatattaataactaATGCAAAAAAAGTGGGTTTCATGTTAAAATAACTGTGAGAAATCAGACAGGTTCCTTTGCTGTGGGTCTTTCAGAGCCCTCAGAAGGCTGATGGGCCTAGTGACCCTCCAAGCCAGGGAAGTAGTATGCTatggttctcaaatttatttgactAAAGAGCCCTTTTTTCTCTGGGTTCCTAAGAGCTCCTTCTTGGGCACTCCTGTTTTTCAGAGAACAGAGTAGGAAACACTGCTTAGCAGTTTGCTTTGTGCTACAACTGTTTGCTTCATGCTGCAATTGAAATGTGAGGCTTGAATCATACATTAAAGTGgaaaatcagatttttttaatcCGTAATTCACCTTTTGCTTCTTTAAAAGATCCCAAGAAATGTGAGAAgtaatctttatttttcaaaagaacaTATCTAAGAATAAAACTTCACTTCTAATGTGTTCTTAATGTCTTGATTTATAAGAAAGGGGAATagctatttccttttctttcctgccCAGGCCATCCACTGCAGAGCAGTTCTTCCTTGCCAGGACACTCCTTCTGTGAAATTAACCTACAGTGCAGAGGTAAATATCACAAATTCTTAACTGAATGCCATTTTATAACCATGTGGCTTGAGCAGATCATATGACCTCACAACCACAGttgtctcatctataaaatatttcatggcCTAAATGAAGGGAAGAGGTTAAACCAAGTTATTTCCTGAATGCTTTTAGCTCTGGGATCTGTGGTGATTGTGACACCAGTCCTGGAGTTCCTAATTCTGTGCCCACCTCAGTAACAGCTTTGAGTCTCTAGCCAAGCAAACAGAGCGTAAAAATCTGGCACTTACTGCAGTACATGTGTGCCAAATCATTAATACTCAGAGGTTAGTACTTTATTCTGgcatttattagaaatgcagCTTTCAGAATCATGGGGCTAGAATTGGAATGCACAGTTAAATGACCATATGGTTTGTCCCGTAAGGATCTTTTCCATATGAGTTTCCAGAGAAAATAATTTCACAGTTTTAGGTTGTCACAGTCATTACCCTTAAAAAGTTCTTCTATTTGTAACTCCAAGTGTATATTTCAAGTATAAAATTGTTCCCTGACCTACAGTGAGTACAACACACTCTGGGCAAGGGCTGTGGGGAGGAGCAGGGGTGGTGTTCCCATTGCCAAGCACAGTGCTGGGCTCTTCCTTTCTCCTGGCATCAAATCTATGAAGTGTTACCCTCAGTCGATGGGGAAGCTAAAGTCCAGGGAGGTTGTTTTCCCAAGGCCATGCAgtaagtaagtggcagagctgggattttaaCCCAGTTTCTTCCAAAACTGCTCTTaatatggatggataaatggatagatagatatttcACATTCATTTATAAAAAACCACTTTCGCATATTGCTGATTTGTTTACAAAACTGCTATATATAGGTACCCATTGAGTCCATAGTCTGTGCATTATACAATTTGTCAAGGAGGGAAAAATAGGTTACTTTACGTATGTATTTTAAGACATTTATAACCTTTTATTTACAACTGGGAATGACTGATCTTCTCGATTAGGTGTCTGTCCCTAAAGAACTGGTGGCTCTTATGAGTGCTATTCGTGATGGAGAAGCACCTGACCCAGAAGACCCGAGCAGGAAAATCTATAAATTCAGTCAAAAGGTAAGATCATAGTGTCTAGGTTTTTGTTTTAGTGGGTGCTGAGCTACAAATAGCTTGTACCCATCCAAAGAGCAAAAttgcttttgaaatatttcagagttaaaaaaaaaaaaatgcaattcttgttttttgttttcctcattcttttttcctccGTGCTTTTGAACAATTGTGTTTTACTTACAAGAGTGTTGCATTGGACAGGGAGATTGCTGGATAGGTATAGCAGGGAACTAGCACTGattcctgttttctttcattccaGGCAGGAGcaagtttcctgtttttttaacttACCCTTTTACCTGCCCTGGTAGCATAGCGTGGGTATGTGGTTGTGTAGAGGAAGAGCTAACTTAGagcaaaaaaagtttaaaaattcccTAGTTGGTAATTTAACTCGTATTTTGATCTTTAACAAATAGAGTATTTATTACAATTAACCTTCTTAACAGAACATTAAATGAGCCACAATGGACAATTTTGCTCCCATTCCAGCTTTTTTAAAATCCAGGAAGCTCACATAGCTTCGGCATCTACTTATTGCTGGATTATTTTTTTATGTCTCTGCAATACATCAGTAGTGgtttaaaacataagaaaaaaaaacacagttgcCTTCTTagacactaatttttttttttaactgcttaaAATGTTCCTTGTAATACTACGTGCAGTTATGTTTTTTACATGTCAGGAAGCTTTTCTTCCTGATGGAATTAAGGGAAATAGatggtttgaaatattttacagaACAATTTTACAATTTTGAACTATTCGGCCCCTCAAAAATGACAGCTGTTTGAGAACAATAGAAAAGTCATCCATACTAACGGTTGGGAACTTACAAGGGAATTTacttcattttaaatatgaatcGTCTTactctttaacattttaaaaacactaatGCAAGCATGTGTTGTTTATTTGTCCTCTTTAGGTTCCAATACCCTGCTACTTGATTGCTTTAGTTGTTGGCGCTTTAGAAAGCAGGTGAGTTTTTGAACAAATTTTGAGGTTTATGAAAAGATCAAATCTTAGGCATCTGAGCCTTTGTCAGGAATAATTGGTAGATCATTTGTGTATTCCTCAAAATATCAAACTGACAGCCCAAGAAAAACTCAAGTCTCATGAAAtgtaagtaaaaaaattaaatttaagttaaaaaatctTTACCGGAAACCCCTTAGATTTTCCAATTACTGTAGAATGAGTGTGCTCGTACCTTTAGTTATAAATCTGAATTCTATTGTGAGCACAAACAAGTCACTTCTCATAACCTACGTGTCCTCATCCTTGAAATTTACAATATCTGCCTTTGCTACCTGATGGGGGGttatgtaaaacaaataaaatttcatttaaaaaaacatattaaagCACTTTGAAGCCTGTAGATATTACAAATATATAAGATATTTTCCTAAAAGTGTACTAATTGCTAGAGTGCCCTTCCTGCTTGATTTTAAGAATGTCTATAGTAATCAAGTTCTTTAAATTGCCAGAAATATGAAGATAGAGAAGTCAAGCAAACAGATTCAGATTCCAGCTCCAGTAGCTACTACCTACATCATTGGGCAATTACAACCTCTttggagttttattttcttcacctgaaaaaggaaaggaaaaaaaaagagagaataatatGTACCTCAAAGGATTTATGTGAGGATTAACAGACCTAACATGTTAAAGCTTCTAGTTTAGTTCTGACCTATGAGAAGCACTCAGTCAGTGGTAATTGTTGCAATTATCAAGACGGCTGACAATTCTGAGCTCTATTATGTACCAAGTCctgtgcattatctcattgaatcctcacaactcCTCTCGGAGTACATAccattgttttcctattttaccAACAAAGAAACTGATGTTTACTGAGTTTTATTAACTTTCCCAGAATCAAACAGCAAGGAAGTGGCAATGCCAGGACCCAAACCTGGgcagtctgacttcagagcccaTGCCATGCCCCGTAGATCCATGCTCCAGAACAGAAGCCGCTAACCACACGAGGCTGTTGAGCACTTGACATGTGGCTAATCCAAATGGGGATGCACCAAAGTGTATAATACACATTGGGTTTCCATGACTTAGtatgaataaaagaatgtaaaatgtttcattaataaatttttataatgattacatgtggaaatgataatatttttatatatcaggTTAAAAATATACTGTTAAAATTAATGTCatctgctttttgcttttttaaaaatgtggctactagacAACTTAAAATTATAGTGTAGCTCACATTTGTGGCTCTCATTAAATTTGTACTGGAGAATGTTGGTTACCTTTGCAATTCACAGTGTGGTCTGTAGCTCAGTGGCTTTGGGAGttagttagaaatgcaaattcttgggcctgAACCAAGACCTACTAAATCAAAATTTGTATTTTGGCAAAATCCCCAGGTAATTGTATGCACATTAAATattgagaagcactgctttagaAACCACTGCCCTTCCGGGGCAGGATACCAAGACAAAGTTTTGTTATTTGTGGTTGGTTttgcatacattttttaaaaataaaactgagatgaaaatatatttttgagttgCAGCAGTATACAAGTGATAGAGAGTTCTACTCCTTCTTCCTCAAAGTGTTCAACCTTTAAGTACATAAAAAGTTTATTTCCACCCCTGTTCTAGAATAATCTTACTGAGCTGCAACTGAGTTTCCATGGTTATGAGACTGAGGATGGAAACTAGATCTCCAAAGGTCTTGGAAGAGCCAGTAAGCTAATCTTGGGAGCCAATTTATGTTTAGTCCCCATTTGACCCAGAATGCCTCCTTTTAGAGCTGCCTATCTACTGCTGCATATAAAACAGTAGGTTTGTATATCAGAGAAGCCATTGAACCTCATCCCTTTCCCCACAAACACAGGGTAAACCGTGTTCCACAGGGTGTGTATGCAGTAATTTAAATCCTTCTGAGAGCCAGGTGAATAGTTTGCCTtgaatttctcttttattaagcTTTCTAATTTTGCAGACAAATTGGCCCAAGAACATTGGTGTGGTCTGAGAAAGAGCAAGTGGAAAAGTCTGCTTATGAGTTTTCTGAGGTTggttatttttaatgattatgGTAGGCAGTAGGGCTAAGATTTTGAGAGTGAAATGGAATCGTTTTAAGTGATGTGGCGAAAGAACCAAATATATCCTATTTTATGTGAATTTACAGTTGCTACATTCTTCAAATCATTTTCATTGAAAATAAGCATTAGCTTGAAACCTTCATAGAAAACAGTATATGctcttaataaaatttttatggtAATACTTAAGACAGTCAATATTTATGCATTAATTTTTCAGACTGAATCTATGCTTAGAATTGCCGAAGATCTGGGAGGACCGTATGTCTGGGGGCAGTATGATCTACTGGTCCTGCCGCCATCCTTCCCTTATGGTGGCATGGAGAATCCTTGCCTTACTTTTGTAACTCCCACTCTACTGGTAAGTGTCAATGTTTCTTCACTGGAAGTTAAGGTCTTCTAGAAAATGAACCTAGATATGAAGAACCATAGACTCCTAATAATCTAAAAACAAATCTTTTGTCTTGTTCATATAGCCCTTGTTTTCAATTGTGTTTTTTAGTTACTATCATCAtctcatttttcaaaagaaaataaattgactGTTTGGAGAAGAGAATAGTCAAGGTGTTTGGGAATgttgggggctgggaggggcagAGTACTGGGTAACAATGACCCATTGATGAATTAtgtttgcagatgaagaaactacaCCATTTGCACTTGGCCTATAGGTAAtggttaacacacacacacacacacacacacacacacaactcaggGTATCCCATATACAAAAGGATTTAGGCCATATATTGCTCTATTTCATAATGTCTTTGTAAGCTACTTTAAATCCTTTCTAAAACCAACTGAATAATGGATTAtcaactaaataaataaaacaagacacAGGAGACATAGGAAGAAACTTTTCTTAAATATACTGTGGATaataaggagagaaagaagcagatggATAAATAAGAATAGATATAAGAAACGGAAGAAGGAGAAATGTTTCTAGAAGTTAATTGAAGGCAAGTATACAGGCCTTCCCGATATTGGAAAAAATTCCTTagggttagagagagaaagaattgttctatttttttagtcctgcattttttgttttgttttcacaatACTCTGTAAGGCCAGAATACCAGTTATTGACGTAGGCAGTTTTTTAGATATTGTCTGTAATTTGATTACTGAGATGCTaaggtaattttctttttgtgttttaggCAGGTGATAAGTCACTCTCCAATGTAAGTTAAAGTTTCTTATTATAGTCTTCCTCTCAAGAAGTATTaagtaactgattttaaaatatccattatGTTGAACAATATCTTCAACAAGATATGGTTATAAAAGATAAGTTGgggattattttttaatggattgATATAtccatttaatttaatattatctaaatatttttgtttctaaatattttcactaTGCCATACTATTTTTTGTCTTTGGCTAAGTTATAAATTTTTTGCTCTTGGAATATTTCcgctaatgttaaaaaaaaaaatgaaatagcatGGAGTTGAAAGAACTAGAGTGCTTAAATAATAGATTATTTTAGGATAAAGTATTATACTTTACTACTAATCACTATTTCCTTTAGGTTATTGCACATGAAATATCTCATAGTTGGACAGGAAATCTAGTGACCAACAAAACCTGGGATCACTTTTGGTAACATTTTTAGGATTTCCTTGTTGGTTCTtgttattgattgattttcttgccTGCCTTCCATCTCTCCTAATTGTTTGTGggtgtattttgtttttctatgttATCACCTCTTTCGGCAATCGGGCTTTAATTCTATACTTACCAGAGTGTTAGGTATGTTGTAGGTACTCAGTCACATTTTATTTCCTGGCCATACAAAACCAGAACTATGGCTTCATTTTCCTGGCTGCCGTCTCTGGGCTGGGGATCCCATTGTGCTGACTCGCCTGCAGCGTTGCCACATGGGCAGCCTGCTTAGACTGTGGTGTTCTTGCTTTACAGTTTCTTTAACCTGTAGCAAAGCCAAAAAGAAAATGCCTTGGTGACTTAAATGCGTTTGCCTTTCAGCCATGTAAGTgttctgatttttcctttttccaggtTAAATGAAGGACACACTGTATATTTGGAACGCCACATTTGTGGACGATTGTTTGGTGAAAAGTTCAGACATTTTCATGCTCTGGGAGGATGGGGAGAACTGCAGAATTCGGTAAATTAGTCATTTTCAAAAGGATTCATACAAAACCGCATTAACTGTTCATATATTTAGTTTGTAAAGCATCTATCTGAAGTAACAAGAAAGCCATGTTTACAGGGGTGGAACTGTGGAACTGAAGCAGATTGAGTTAAGTATAATACTCTTGATAAATACCATTTGAGTGAAGTATAATACTCTTGATAAATACCATTCAGTGCTCATGACCTGGTCTGAATTGGAAGCTAACGGGACCTCATTAGATCTTTTCTATTAATATTGTTGGTTactctggattttattttatatacataaggCATTTCTAATTGCTCTTGCCTAAAAGTTGAATGTGTTCACCAGGCATGTaaacattttcctcttcttttatgaGAATAAAGCCTATTATTTGGCAAGAAATATCAGGGAACACTGTAAGTCTCCATTCCATTAATAGGCTTCCAGAAATATTTGCTGACATATCCTACTGTTTCCAGTCTCTATGTTTGTTCAAGTTCTAGACTCCCCTGGAAGTTAATGCCACTAAGTGACTATTTCCTTCTTCGCTTGTTTGCTTGGTGATACCTGTCTTCATATATGAACATTCTGTCTTTCAGGTAAAGACTTTTGGGGATACACATCCCTTCACCAAACTTGTGGTTGACCTGACGGATGTAGATCCTGATGTAGCATATTCTTCAGTTCCTTATGAGAAAGGCTTTGCTTTACTCTTTTATCTTGAACAGCTTCTTGGAGGACCAGGCAAGTAGTTGACATTtactgatgttttttttttctttttgagagtaATCTAAATTATGAGGAAGAGGTTTAAGCTGCTGTTTTTGCTCTGTTTTATATTTCCAATTTGTTCTGTGTTTAGGTGCTGAAAAAAATCTACCTTTTTTTCTGTCACCTCTCTACTTAAAACCTTGAATAACAGCTCAGTTCTAAATTGTGCTGTTTGTCTTAGAAAAATTGCATcggcattttaaaaatcaaaaatgtaGTACATACtcattgaaaaaaattgtatGGTACATAAGTTATAAGAGTAATGAGAGAGCCCCTCCACCCCTTTCCATTCCCATGGGTAACCACAGTTAGCAGTTTGGTGCTTATGGTTCCAGATCTCTTTGTGAGTGTTAAGTGAacagacagacaaataaatataatagttattttaattttaaaaagggatcGATCAtactgtatatatgtatgtgttctGCATTTTGTTATTTGTTACTCAACAATATTTTACATACATCCTTCCATATCAGTATAAGTACACCTATCTCACACTTTTGAAGGCAGTCATAATATTACATTATATGTGTGTGCTGAATTACATAATCTTCCCCTATTGATGAATGGTTAGGTATTCTCCTTTGTTGTTTACTGGGAATGCCCTCCATGAACTGGGCCCATTCTGCCTATCTGAtcttattttcctcctttctagTCATGCTGGGACTATTGCTTTTAGAACTTGTTTTGTGCATcccttttctgtgttttcattctGTGTTATCGTGTGTTTAATTAGGATTTCCCTTCCTCCAAATTACATATATTCTTCAAGGCTCAAATTAAATCCTACCTCCTTTTTTTGAACAGTCTTTGACTCTTAAAGCTGTCATAGGATTTTGGTTTCTCTATTCTTTCAATGTTCTCTTTTCTCCTTGGTTAATAGCCCAATGCCGAGCacaaaaaaaatgctaaataattaactttccattaattttttccctttttttttaaactcttagaGGTTTTCCTCGGATTTCTAAAGGCTTATGTTGAGAAATTTTCCTATAAGAGCATAACCACTGATGACTGGAAAGATTTCCTGTATTCCCACTTTAAAGAGAAGGTTGGATTTTAAAAGGTTTCTTCTTTTCAtgccaaaaacatctttatttattggctatttgttaGACTGATTTGAATTACTTATTAGTAGTCGTCTAGAATTTGTTTTAAGACTCCATCtttcattgtgggtttttttttcccgtTTAAAATGTAATCTCAACAACACGAACAATGTGTAGAATTTTCCTATTTCAGGAAGATCCACAATATCAATGTTTCAGAATTTCGCTTTTTATACCTActtaattttcctattttaattatttatcagAACACTGCTGATTAATTTAAAC
Above is a window of Choloepus didactylus isolate mChoDid1 chromosome 8, mChoDid1.pri, whole genome shotgun sequence DNA encoding:
- the LTA4H gene encoding leukotriene A-4 hydrolase isoform X2, translating into MSEVVDTCSLASPASVCRTKNLHLRCSVDFTRRTLTGTAALTIQSLEDNLRSLILDTKDLTIEKVVINGQEVKYALGERQSYKGSPLEISLPIALSKNQDVVIEISFETSPKSSALQWLTPEQTSGKEHPYLFSQCQAIHCRAVLPCQDTPSVKLTYSAEVSVPKELVALMSAIRDGEAPDPEDPSRKIYKFSQKVPIPCYLIALVVGALESRQIGPRTLVWSEKEQVEKSAYEFSETESMLRIAEDLGGPYVWGQYDLLVLPPSFPYGGMENPCLTFVTPTLLAGDKSLSNVIAHEISHSWTGNLVTNKTWDHFWLNEGHTVYLERHICGRLFGEKFRHFHALGGWGELQNSVKTFGDTHPFTKLVVDLTDVDPDVAYSSVPYEKGFALLFYLEQLLGGPEVFLGFLKAYVEKFSYKSITTDDWKDFLYSHFKEKVDVLNQVDWNAWLYAPGLPPVKPNYDMTLTNACIALSQRWITAKEDDFNSFSSADLKDLSSHQLNEFLSQMLQKMVTALHSIEVGGSSSFGSKNGN
- the LTA4H gene encoding leukotriene A-4 hydrolase isoform X1; the protein is MSEVVDTCSLASPASVCRTKNLHLRCSVDFTRRTLTGTAALTIQSLEDNLRSLILDTKDLTIEKVVINGQEVKYALGERQSYKGSPLEISLPIALSKNQDVVIEISFETSPKSSALQWLTPEQTSGKEHPYLFSQCQAIHCRAVLPCQDTPSVKLTYSAEVSVPKELVALMSAIRDGEAPDPEDPSRKIYKFSQKVPIPCYLIALVVGALESRQIGPRTLVWSEKEQVEKSAYEFSETESMLRIAEDLGGPYVWGQYDLLVLPPSFPYGGMENPCLTFVTPTLLAGDKSLSNVIAHEISHSWTGNLVTNKTWDHFWLNEGHTVYLERHICGRLFGEKFRHFHALGGWGELQNSVKTFGDTHPFTKLVVDLTDVDPDVAYSSVPYEKGFALLFYLEQLLGGPEVFLGFLKAYVEKFSYKSITTDDWKDFLYSHFKEKVDVLNQVDWNAWLYAPGLPPVKPNYDMTLTNACIALSQRWITAKEDDFNSFSSADLKDLSSHQLNEFLSQMLQKAPLPLGHIKRMQEVYNFNAINNSEIRFRWLRLCIQSKWEEAVPLALKMATEQGRMKFTRPLFKDLAAFDKSRNQAIRTYQEHKASMHPVTAMLVGKDLKVD